The sequence below is a genomic window from Microbacterium sp. SORGH_AS_0888.
GACCCGGGCCATGCTCCGCAGCTTCGCCGCGAACGCCGCCACCATCGGCACCGGGTCGGAGCCGGAGGCGAGCGCCTGGCGCAGTGCGAGCAGCGCCTCGCCGTAGCGGCCCGCGATCGCGGTGTCGGCGACCGTGAAGGCGGATGTCTCGACCCGTCCGCCGTAGTAGCGGTCGACGATCTGCTCGGTGACGTCGCCGTCGACATCCGCGATGAGCTGCTGGCAGGCCGCCGCGAGCTCCGTGAGGTCGTCGCTGAACGCCCCCACGAGGGCACGGAGCGCGGCGGGGGCGATGCGCCGGGACGCCGCGCCGAACTCGCCCGCCGCGAAGTCGTAGCGGTCGGAGTCGCGCTTGACCGCCGGACAGGCGATCTCGACCCCGCCGCCCGTCCCCGAGCGGATCGCGTCCAGCAGCTTCTTGCCCCGAACGGAGGCACCCGTGTGCCGCAGCACGACCGTCGCGCCCTCCTGCGGCGCCGCGAGATACGACAGCGCCTCGGAGAGGAACGCGTCCGAGCATCGCTCCACACCGCTGACCCGCACGAGGCGCGGCTCGCCGAACAGCGAGGGCGAGGTCACGACGAGCAGCGTTCCGGACGTGTAGTCGGACGCATCGATGTCGCTCACCTCGAGGCTCGGATCCTCGGCGCGGAGGATGTCGCGCACCCCGGCGATCGCCCGCTCGGCGCAGATCTCCTCGGGACCGGAGACCAGCACGATGGGAGCGGGCCGCGGCGAACGCCAGGGCAGCTGCGGGATCGCCGACTTCGCGGGAGTCGATCGCCTCGGTGCTGCCATGTCTCCAGCGTATCCGCCGGCTCCGACGTCGCCGTCTCCGGAGGCGCGCGCTCGCGCCACCACGTCAGCGCGCCGCGAGAGGCGTCGAGCATCAGCATCCCGTTCAGATCCGTCCGCGCGATCGCCGTCCCGCTCGCGGTCAGCAGGGCCAGGGTCTCGGCGCGGGGATGACCGTAGTCGTTGTCCGCCCCCACCGACACGATCGCCACCGCGGCGCGCAGCGCCCGGTAGAACCCGGCGTCCTGATCGGCCGAGCCGTGATGCGAGACCTTCACGACCTGATACGGCGGGCGCAGCTCGCCGGACGCCGCGAGCGCGCGCTCGGACTCGGCACCGAGGTCGGCGAGCAGGATCGACCGCGGGATGCCGCCGCCCGCGATCTCGAGCACGACACTGCTGTCGTTGCCGGGCGGGAGACGCGACCGGGCCGGCGGCCACAGCACCCGCCACGCGGCGTCGCCGAGCGTGCCGGTCATCCCCGCCGTCGCGGCGAGGGTCTCCGCCGCCCCGACGGTGGCGAGGACGCGGTCCTCGCCCGGTGAGACCGGTCCGTGGAGCAGCGTGTCGACCCGCCCCGCGAGTGCCGGCGCGCCGCCGACGTGATCGAGATCGAAGTGCGTGAGCACGGCGACGTCGATGCGGCCGACGCCGAGCCGGCGCAGACAGACCTCGAGCGGCTCGGGCTTCGGCCCGGCGTCGACGAGCATGACGCGCCCCGCGGATCTCAGCACGATCGCATCGCCCTGGCCGATGTCGCAGGCGGCGAGCGACCAGGCGCTCGGCACCGTGGCGGGGGCCGCGACGCTCGTGAGCACGACCGCGCCGGCCGCGCACCCCGCGAGCGCGGCGACCGCGCCGCGGGCGGCTCCCCCGCCCACACGCGCCCAGGCGTGGTCGCCGCGGACGACGACGGCGCACACGACGACGCCACCCGCGAGCGCGAGGCATACGAGCCCCGCGATGCCCTCCGGCCACGGCAGCAGCGCTCCCGGGAGGGATGCCGCGCCGTGCGCGGTGGCGGCGATCCACGAGGCGGGGACCCACGCCAGCCACAGCAGCACGCTCTGGGCCCAGGGCGCCGCGGCGGCGAGGCAGGCGAGAAGGCCCGTCACCGTCGCGACCGGCGCCGCGGGAGCGGCGAGCAGGTTCGCGACCACTCCGTAGGTCGTGAGCTGCGGCGCGATGAGCACGATGATCGGACCGCAGACGATCTGCGCGGCGAGCGGCACCGCGAGCGCGAGCGCGAGCCAGCCCGGCATCCACCTGCGCAACCCGGCGGCCAGCGGCCGGGCGAGGACGAGGAGGGCTGCCGTCGCGGCGACCGAGAGCACGAAGCCGAGCTCGAAGGCGAGCCAGGGATCGATCACGAGCAGCGTCGTCGAGGCGATGCTCAGGAGCGAGAGCCCGGATGCCGCGCGGCCGGTGAGCAGCGCGAGCATGGCGATGCCTGCCATCGCCGCCGCGCGCACGACGCTCGGCTCCGGCGTCACGAGCACGACGAAGCCGCACAGGGACACGGCGCCGATCGCGACCCGTATCCCCCGCCGGAGCCGGAGCAGCGCCCCGAGACCGAACCCCGCTCCGACCACGATGGCGCAGTTCGCCCCGGAGACGGCGACGAGGTGGGTCAACGAGGCGGCCTTCATGTCGGCGTCGACGTCGGCGGACACCGCACGCGTGTCGCCGACGGCGAGTCCCGCGACGAGCCCGGCACCCGGTCCGGGAAGGCCGGCGGATGCGGTCCGCAGCCGTCCGCGCAGGTCGGCCGCGACGGCGAGCAGCCCCGTGGGCGCCGACGCGGCCTCGACGCCGGTGGCGCGCAGCACCAGCACGGCACGCTCCCCCGGCCCGGCCGCGAACGCCGTCGCCCGCAGCCGCACGCCAGCGCCCATGTCGAGTCCCGGCGGGGCGTCCTGCAGCAGCAGCACGACGGGAGCCGGTCCCCTGACGACGTGGGGACCCGCCCGGAGGTCGATGAGCGTCGCGTCTGCGCGGAGTCCGCCGGCGGCCGTGCGATCGAGCTTCCCGGTGACGACGACGTCCGCGACCAGCGCTCGTCCTCCCCCGGTCTGCGCGGCAGCGACCGCCGACCGACCCGGCTCCGCTGCGGCGACCGCGAGACCGACCGCCGCAGCGGCGCCGGCGGCCACGACGACGGCGAGGAGGCGTCGGCGGATACGGGACGAGCCCGCTCGGGCCAGCAGCGCGGTGGCGGCGAGCGCCGCGAGCGCGCCGACGAGCGCGAGGGGAACGGCCGCGCCCGGCGTCAGGATGCACAGCGCCGCCGCGGCCCACGCGACCACGGCCGCGGGAACCAGACGCAACGCCGCGCGCGTCACACCCGCACCCGGTCGCGGAGCGACTCGAGCATCTTCTCCCCGATCCCCGGTATCGCCAGCAGGTCGTCCACGCTCGTGAACGCTCCGTTCGCCTCGCGCCACTCGATGATGCGCTGGGCGATCGCCGGGCCGACGCGCGGCAGCGTGTCGAGCGCCGCCGCGTCGGCCGTGTTGAGGTCGACGACGCCGTCCGTGGGCGCCTGTACGCCGGTTCCGGCCGCGGGCGCGCTCTCCCCCACCCGCGGCACGCGGATCTGCTCCCCGTCCGACAGCGGCCGCGCCAGGTTCAGCGCGGCCGCGTCCGCGTCGTCGGCCAGGCCGCCGGCCGCGCCCACGGCGTCGACCACGCGCGAGCCGGCCGACAGCACGTACAGCCCCGGTGACCGCACCGCGCCCGCGACGTGGACGTACACCGCGGCCTCCCGCACGTCCGCGGCGCCCGGCGAGGCCGTCGTTGTCGGTGAGACGACGGGAACGGGCTCCGCGCCGACCACCCCGCGGAGCATGCCGGTGGCGACGACGAGGGCGAATCCTCCGACCAGCAGCGTGAGCGCCGCGCCGACGCCGATCCGCATGCGGCGACGGGCGGCATCCGCCTTCTCGTTCTCCACGCCCCGACGCTAGGCATCCCCGCGTCGTGACGGCGCGAGCCCACCCCTATCGGTGGAGGGACCGACCCCCGCGCGCGCCTGTGGAGGAACGTCGCGCAGGCGCGCCCCGGGCCGAGACGACACCACGCAGCGGCCGTCCCACCGCGCCCGGGCGTCCCGCGGACGAGCCGCTCACCCGTTGCCGTTGGAGCAGGTGCGCTGGCTCGCATTCGTGCCGGTGATCGCCGAGGGCAGCACGCTCGTGTCCGCTCCGGGGGTGGCGCTGGCCGACGGATCCGGCGACGGCGTCGCGCTGGTCGACGGCAACGGGATGGGAGCCCCCGTGGGAGAGACCTGCTCGACTCCGCCCGCCGGGCTCACCCCGCCGCTGATCTGGAGCGCGGTGTTGTTCGCGAGGGCCGTCCACAGCGCGGAGGCGGCGGTCTCGTCGGGCACGACCCGGTTCGGGTCGTCCGGATCGGTCTTGGTCGGGTACTGCAGGAACACGATCTGGTCGGCGGGCACGCTCTTGGCCGCCAGCGCGATCTGGATGAGCGTCAGGGGGTTCGCGAGGTTCGCGCTCGGGCTGATGTTCTGCACGGCCGTCGTCGCCAGCCGGTAGAGCGTCGGCATGTCCGACAGCACCTCCGGACTCGTGATCTTGCGCGCGAGCGCGGAGAAGTACTGCTGCTGGTTCGAGATGCGCGCGAGATCGCCCCCGTTGCCCACCCCGTGCCTGCTGCGCAGGAACGCGAGAGCCTCGGCGCCCTGGACGGTCGTGACGCCCGCGGGCAGGTGCAGGCCCGCATCCGGGTCGTCGATGCCGTTCTGCACGCACACGTCGATGCCGCCGATCGCGTCCGTGATGTTGATCACGCCGCCCCAGGTGACCTTGGCGGCCATGTCGATCTTCTGGCCGCTCAGCTGGGTGATCGTCTTGGCCACGCACGAGACGCCGCCGGGATCGAGGGTCGAGTTGAGCATCTGCTTGCTCATGGCGGAGATCGGCTGGCCCGTCGTCTGGTCGGTGCACGCGGGGATGGGGATCTCGAGGTCGCGCGGGAAGGAGATCACGGTGATACGGCGCGGAGAGTCCGAGATGTGCACGAGGATCGTGACGTCGTTGCGGGCCCCCTCCGCGTCCGGGCCGTCGCACCGGTCCCCGAACATCGCCGAGAAGCTCGGATCGCACTCGTCCGAGCCGACGAGCAGCAGGTCGAGGCCGCCCTCGATCGAGCCGATGTCGGGCGGCAGCGCCGTCTCGCCCTCGAGGGTGAACTGGTTCGCCGCGAAGCTCGACGTGAGGCTGTAGGCCGAGTACCCGACCACCGCGATCGCGGAGACCGCGACCACCGCGACAGACACCCCGACGAAGGTCAACAGCTGCGACAGGACGCCGGGACTGCGCAGACGTCCATGCTGCGCGATGGGCTCGCGCCGCGACAGACGGCGCCTCACGAGGCGATGCTCAGGGCAGGACGAGGCGGGAGAGCGCACAACACGCATGGACTCTGGCAGCGGAGGATGGGAGGAGCCCCGCTGCCAGCTATGATCCGCCCGAGAGCGGGCCCGCTCAGCGCGTGCTGAAGCTGACCACCTTGGGCGGGCGCACGACGGCGCGCACGATGTCCTTGCCGCCGAGGGCGCGGACGACGCGGGCATCCTCGCGGGCGAGACGCTCGAGCTCGGCGCCATCGATCCGCGCCGGGACCTCCAGGGTCGCGCGCACCTTGCCGTCGATCTGGACGACGGCGGTCACGGCCTCCTCGACGAGGAGCGTCGGGTCGGCCGCACGCCAGGTCACGAGTCCGACCGAGGGCTCGTAGCCGAGCTGCTCCCACATCTCCTCGGCCGTGTGCGGCGCGAACAGGTCGAGCACCATCGCGATGGCCTCCGCGGCCTCGCGCACCGCGGGATCGGTCGGACCGGCGCCGGAGTCGATCGTCTTGCGCGTCGCGTTCGCGAGCTCCATGAGCCGCGCGACGACGACGTTGAACTTGGTCTGCTCGATGAGTCCGGGCGCGTCGGCCCAGAGGCGGTGCGTCACACGACGAAGCGCGCTGTCGCCCTCGGCCCAGACGACGTCCTTCGGGCTGTCGACATCCGCGGCGATGCGCAGCGCACGCGCGAGGAACTTCTGGGCGCCCGTGGTCGAGACGTCCTTCCAGTCCTTGTCGTCCTCGACCGGGCCCGCGAAGGCGAGCGCCACGCGCAGCGCGTCGGCGCCGTGCGCGTCCAGCTCCTCCTGGAACAGGACGAGGTTGCCCTTGCTCTTGGACATCTTCGCGCCGTCGAGGATCACCATGCCCTGGTTGATCAGGCTCGAGAACGGCTCAGTGAAGTCCAGGTGACCCATGTCGTACAGGGCCTTGGTGATGAACCTCGCGTACAGCAGGTGCAGGATCGCGTGCTCGACGCCGCCGATGTAGAAGTCGACCGGCGCCCACTTGAGGGCCTGCGCGCCGTCGAAGGGCGCGTGCTCGTTGCGCGGCGACAGGAAGCGCAGGAAGTACCACGAGCTGTCGACGAAGGTGTCCATCGTGTCGGGATCGCGGCGGGCCGGCTGCCCCGTGCCCGGCTCGGTCGTCTCGACCCACCCGGTCGCCGCGCCCAGCGGCGAGGTGCCCTT
It includes:
- a CDS encoding LCP family protein, with protein sequence MRRRLSRREPIAQHGRLRSPGVLSQLLTFVGVSVAVVAVSAIAVVGYSAYSLTSSFAANQFTLEGETALPPDIGSIEGGLDLLLVGSDECDPSFSAMFGDRCDGPDAEGARNDVTILVHISDSPRRITVISFPRDLEIPIPACTDQTTGQPISAMSKQMLNSTLDPGGVSCVAKTITQLSGQKIDMAAKVTWGGVINITDAIGGIDVCVQNGIDDPDAGLHLPAGVTTVQGAEALAFLRSRHGVGNGGDLARISNQQQYFSALARKITSPEVLSDMPTLYRLATTAVQNISPSANLANPLTLIQIALAAKSVPADQIVFLQYPTKTDPDDPNRVVPDETAASALWTALANNTALQISGGVSPAGGVEQVSPTGAPIPLPSTSATPSPDPSASATPGADTSVLPSAITGTNASQRTCSNGNG
- a CDS encoding ComEA family DNA-binding protein, which encodes MRIGVGAALTLLVGGFALVVATGMLRGVVGAEPVPVVSPTTTASPGAADVREAAVYVHVAGAVRSPGLYVLSAGSRVVDAVGAAGGLADDADAAALNLARPLSDGEQIRVPRVGESAPAAGTGVQAPTDGVVDLNTADAAALDTLPRVGPAIAQRIIEWREANGAFTSVDDLLAIPGIGEKMLESLRDRVRV
- the holA gene encoding DNA polymerase III subunit delta, encoding MLVSGPEEICAERAIAGVRDILRAEDPSLEVSDIDASDYTSGTLLVVTSPSLFGEPRLVRVSGVERCSDAFLSEALSYLAAPQEGATVVLRHTGASVRGKKLLDAIRSGTGGGVEIACPAVKRDSDRYDFAAGEFGAASRRIAPAALRALVGAFSDDLTELAAACQQLIADVDGDVTEQIVDRYYGGRVETSAFTVADTAIAGRYGEALLALRQALASGSDPVPMVAAFAAKLRSMARVAGSREPAAALASRLGMKDWQVDRARRDLSGWSQESLGRAIQACARADAEVKGASRDPVFALERLVTVVATRAPFGA
- a CDS encoding ComEC/Rec2 family competence protein, producing the protein MTRAALRLVPAAVVAWAAAALCILTPGAAVPLALVGALAALAATALLARAGSSRIRRRLLAVVVAAGAAAAVGLAVAAAEPGRSAVAAAQTGGGRALVADVVVTGKLDRTAAGGLRADATLIDLRAGPHVVRGPAPVVLLLQDAPPGLDMGAGVRLRATAFAAGPGERAVLVLRATGVEAASAPTGLLAVAADLRGRLRTASAGLPGPGAGLVAGLAVGDTRAVSADVDADMKAASLTHLVAVSGANCAIVVGAGFGLGALLRLRRGIRVAIGAVSLCGFVVLVTPEPSVVRAAAMAGIAMLALLTGRAASGLSLLSIASTTLLVIDPWLAFELGFVLSVAATAALLVLARPLAAGLRRWMPGWLALALAVPLAAQIVCGPIIVLIAPQLTTYGVVANLLAAPAAPVATVTGLLACLAAAAPWAQSVLLWLAWVPASWIAATAHGAASLPGALLPWPEGIAGLVCLALAGGVVVCAVVVRGDHAWARVGGGAARGAVAALAGCAAGAVVLTSVAAPATVPSAWSLAACDIGQGDAIVLRSAGRVMLVDAGPKPEPLEVCLRRLGVGRIDVAVLTHFDLDHVGGAPALAGRVDTLLHGPVSPGEDRVLATVGAAETLAATAGMTGTLGDAAWRVLWPPARSRLPPGNDSSVVLEIAGGGIPRSILLADLGAESERALAASGELRPPYQVVKVSHHGSADQDAGFYRALRAAVAIVSVGADNDYGHPRAETLALLTASGTAIARTDLNGMLMLDASRGALTWWRERAPPETATSEPADTLETWQHRGDRLPRSRRSRSCPGVRRGPLPSCWSPVPRRSAPSGRSPGCATSSAPRIRASR